CGTTTGCGCGATTTATCGACGGGATACACCATTTGCTCAACACTTTCAGCGGTACTGTTTTGCGCCGCAATTTGCACTTCTTTCGGCGATTTTAGCATTTTGTAAGCGACTTCTCGGATCCGTTTAGTAAAGGTGGCTGAAAAGAATAAGGTTTGGCGGTCACTATTCATGCGGCGTAAAATACGTTGTAGATCAGGCATAAAGCCCATATCCAGCATTCTGTCGGCTTCATCTAACACCAAACTTTGGGTGTCTTTTAAATGAATATTGCCGACAAACAAATGGTCCAATAAACGCCCAGGTGTGGCAACGACAATATCTGCCCCTTTGGCTAATTCTTTGGTTTGCACACTCATACTGGTGCCACCGTACACCACCACAATATTCAAACCTTGATTGTATGAGACTAAACTGTCAAAAACTTGCTGCGCCAATTCTCGGGTTGGGGTCAGCACTAAACCACTTACCGAACGATTGACTTTGCGCGGTGTGACTGGATGATCTTTATCCGTATCAAGCAAAGTCTTAGTGCTTGTTTCAACCTCTATCTTTGCTTCAAGTGTATCTTGCTTTTGCTGCATGATTTTTTGGATTAAAGGCAGTCCAAACGCGGCGGTTTTACCGGTGCCCGTTTGTGCGCAAGCTAACACATCATCACCTTGTAGCAATAACGGGATCGCTTGTTCTTGAATAGGTGTGGGTGAAATGAAGCCTAACTGCTTAACGCAATCGACCAAGCGGGGATCTAAACCTAGAGTTTGAAACGACATGAGAACCTAATGTTGAAGACACAAATAATTGGCTGAAGTTTAACAAATTTCTCTGTGGCTGTATTGAGGTTTTACACATACTAATAACATCGGAAAGACCAGCTGGACAGGCGATTGAATAATGTCAGCGTTTGGTTAAAACAAGATACACATCTCATAAGTTCA
This portion of the Vibrio algicola genome encodes:
- a CDS encoding DEAD/DEAH box helicase → MSFQTLGLDPRLVDCVKQLGFISPTPIQEQAIPLLLQGDDVLACAQTGTGKTAAFGLPLIQKIMQQKQDTLEAKIEVETSTKTLLDTDKDHPVTPRKVNRSVSGLVLTPTRELAQQVFDSLVSYNQGLNIVVVYGGTSMSVQTKELAKGADIVVATPGRLLDHLFVGNIHLKDTQSLVLDEADRMLDMGFMPDLQRILRRMNSDRQTLFFSATFTKRIREVAYKMLKSPKEVQIAAQNSTAESVEQMVYPVDKSRKRELLAYLIGSRNWRQVLVFTKTKQTSDMLAKELKLDGINAASINGDKSQGARQKALDDFKSGKVRALIATDVAARGLDIQQLPQVVNYELPFQAEDYIHRIGRTGRAGETGQAFSLMCPQEQYLLDAIETLLDKRLPQQWLEGYEPSFSDPEEPQMKRGRSAEKRKLKAKLKIHSQRGKRR